In Herbinix luporum, a single window of DNA contains:
- a CDS encoding HAD family hydrolase, protein MNTFLFDLDGTLLPMDQDYFVDLYFKGIAAKLLPYGIDSKILIKTVWEGTKAMIANDGTMNNSQRFWNTASDILGKNILDYEPVFYDYYKNEFQEVKKASRPSGFAKECIKKLKSKGYRLVLATNPLFPQIATHSRIRWAGLEPEDFDWITTYENSSYCKPNIKYYKEILQNIGANPKQCIMIGNDVSEDMVASSLGMNTFLVTDCLINSEGEDISQYEKGSLKDLLEYIKELPGIN, encoded by the coding sequence ATGAATACATTTCTTTTTGATTTAGACGGAACCTTATTGCCCATGGATCAGGATTATTTTGTAGATTTATATTTTAAAGGGATAGCTGCAAAGCTTCTTCCTTATGGAATAGATTCTAAAATCTTAATAAAAACGGTCTGGGAAGGCACAAAGGCAATGATAGCAAATGACGGAACTATGAATAACAGTCAGCGGTTTTGGAATACAGCCAGTGATATTTTAGGAAAAAATATCTTGGATTATGAGCCGGTTTTTTATGATTATTATAAAAATGAATTTCAAGAAGTGAAAAAAGCCTCAAGACCAAGTGGATTTGCAAAAGAGTGTATAAAAAAACTTAAAAGTAAGGGCTATAGGCTTGTGCTTGCAACAAATCCCCTTTTTCCTCAGATTGCTACCCATAGCCGTATTCGCTGGGCCGGACTAGAACCTGAGGATTTTGATTGGATTACTACTTACGAGAATTCTTCTTACTGTAAGCCTAATATAAAATACTATAAAGAGATTCTTCAAAATATAGGGGCTAATCCCAAACAATGTATAATGATAGGTAATGATGTTAGTGAGGATATGGTCGCAAGCAGCTTGGGAATGAATACTTTTCTTGTAACAGACTGTTTGATTAACTCAGAGGGAGAGGATATTAGCCAATATGAAAAGGGTTCTCTTAAGGATTTGTTGGAATATATAAAGGAGTTGCCAGGGATAAATTAG
- the purE gene encoding 5-(carboxyamino)imidazole ribonucleotide mutase: MLKKVAVIMGSDSDLSIVKDAINILKDFEIKTEVHIMSAHRTPKHACEFASNAKENGFGVIICAAGKAAHLAGVIAAHTTLPVIGIPIKSSTLDGLDALLSTVQMPKGIPVATVAIDGAANAALLAVQILAVNDCELSAKLDDMRNEMTKEVIEKDKKLQAELNKQI, translated from the coding sequence ATGCTAAAAAAAGTAGCAGTAATAATGGGGAGTGACTCTGATTTATCAATTGTAAAAGATGCCATTAATATCCTTAAGGATTTTGAAATTAAAACAGAAGTCCATATTATGAGCGCCCATAGAACTCCCAAACATGCCTGTGAATTTGCTTCAAATGCTAAAGAAAATGGTTTTGGTGTTATTATATGTGCAGCAGGAAAAGCAGCACACCTGGCAGGAGTTATAGCAGCCCATACCACTTTACCGGTAATAGGTATCCCCATAAAATCTTCTACCTTAGATGGACTTGATGCCCTCTTATCTACAGTTCAGATGCCAAAGGGAATTCCTGTTGCCACGGTTGCTATTGATGGTGCTGCCAATGCTGCCTTACTAGCAGTTCAGATTCTGGCAGTTAATGATTGCGAATTATCCGCTAAGCTTGATGATATGAGAAATGAAATGACTAAGGAAGTCATAGAAAAAGATAAAAAGCTCCAAGCTGAATTAAATAAACAAATATAA
- a CDS encoding cation-translocating P-type ATPase, with translation MWFSKSQEEVIKEFNVDPSVGLSKEEAAKRLEQYGMNKLKGKPKKSILSLFFSQLNDMLIYVLLGAAAITIAIGEYSDAIIILLVVVLNAVIGVVQEAKAEKAVEALQKMTTPKSLVRRDGEVIEINSEEVVPGDLIILDAGRFIPADIRLIESANLQIEESALTGESVPTNKDASAIHSDPNTSLGDKTNMAFMSTLVTYGRGEGIVVATAMDTEIGKIAKILDDDTNEMTPLQKRLDELGRILGFLAIGICVLIFVIALIQKRDILEMFLTAISLAVAAIPEGLAAIVAIVLALGVTRMSKINAIVKKLPAVETLGSVNIICSDKTGTLTQNKMTVTKHYTYGSLTDVSQSAENLSGTNNEKELIKTLVLCSDATYENGQGTGDPTEIALIVLGNKYNLTKDALNKEHKRVSEFPFDSDRKLMSTLNIEGKGYRVNTKGAIDNLLQICNTVLVEGNIVPLTDDIKQKFLKVTEEMSDSALRVLGAAYKDTEEIIEPGEMEKDLTLVGLVGMIDPPRLEVKDSIREAKNAGIIPIMITGDHKNTAVAIAKELDIAESIDQSITGTEIDQMSDEEFSRRINDYRVFARVSPEHKVKIVRAFKAQGNIVSMTGDGVNDAPSLKYADIGVAMGITGTDVAKGASDMILTDDNFTTIVHAIEEGRNIYNNIKKAVIFLLSCNLGEVIAIFLSILLNWPVPLLATHLLWINLITDSLPAISLGVDPGDHDVMKYKPRNPKESFFARGAGVRAILGGTLIGLLTLTAFYYGLWEHNIPLGTTGIDLSNPNHQNALTYARTMAFVVLAASQLFYSLSMRNTTKSIFQVGLFKNKYLIGAIAVGLILQLAVISIPAFAKAFQVQNLSLQDWGIVFVFALVPLIVNEIIKIFMHMSEKNKHVEY, from the coding sequence ATGTGGTTTTCAAAATCACAGGAAGAAGTTATAAAAGAATTTAATGTAGACCCCAGTGTTGGTCTATCTAAAGAAGAAGCTGCAAAGCGACTTGAACAGTACGGAATGAATAAACTAAAGGGTAAACCCAAAAAAAGCATATTGTCTTTATTCTTTTCCCAGTTAAACGATATGCTTATCTATGTTCTTTTAGGAGCTGCTGCAATTACAATAGCAATCGGTGAGTATTCCGATGCTATAATTATTCTACTGGTTGTAGTTCTAAATGCAGTAATCGGTGTTGTACAAGAAGCTAAAGCAGAAAAAGCTGTTGAAGCCCTGCAAAAAATGACCACTCCTAAATCCCTGGTACGTAGAGATGGGGAGGTTATAGAGATAAACTCTGAAGAAGTCGTACCGGGAGATCTTATTATTTTAGATGCAGGTCGTTTCATCCCTGCGGATATAAGACTTATAGAAAGTGCCAATCTTCAGATTGAGGAATCAGCCCTAACCGGTGAATCTGTTCCTACTAATAAGGATGCCTCAGCCATACATTCAGATCCCAATACATCCCTAGGGGATAAAACCAATATGGCTTTTATGTCAACCCTAGTTACCTATGGTAGAGGGGAAGGTATAGTTGTTGCTACTGCTATGGATACCGAAATCGGTAAAATAGCAAAAATTTTAGATGATGATACAAATGAAATGACACCTTTACAAAAAAGATTAGATGAGCTTGGACGAATCCTTGGATTTCTGGCCATCGGAATCTGTGTCCTGATTTTTGTAATAGCTCTTATCCAAAAAAGAGATATTTTAGAGATGTTTTTAACTGCCATTAGCTTGGCTGTTGCTGCAATTCCAGAAGGTCTGGCAGCTATAGTAGCTATTGTTTTAGCTTTAGGGGTTACCAGAATGTCTAAAATCAATGCTATAGTAAAAAAACTTCCCGCAGTTGAAACCCTTGGTTCTGTTAATATAATTTGTTCAGACAAGACAGGTACACTTACCCAGAACAAAATGACAGTAACAAAGCATTATACTTATGGTTCACTTACAGACGTTAGCCAATCTGCGGAGAATTTAAGCGGAACTAACAATGAAAAAGAATTAATAAAAACCCTAGTTCTATGTTCCGATGCCACCTATGAAAACGGCCAAGGTACAGGTGATCCTACCGAGATTGCACTTATTGTTCTCGGTAACAAATATAATTTAACAAAAGATGCACTAAATAAAGAACATAAGAGAGTTTCAGAATTTCCTTTTGATTCTGACCGTAAACTTATGTCTACCCTAAATATAGAAGGAAAAGGATACAGAGTAAATACTAAGGGTGCTATAGATAATCTTTTACAGATTTGTAATACTGTCTTAGTTGAGGGCAATATTGTTCCTTTGACCGATGATATAAAACAGAAATTCCTTAAAGTAACAGAAGAAATGTCCGATTCTGCCCTTCGTGTTCTTGGTGCAGCTTATAAAGACACTGAAGAAATAATCGAACCGGGAGAAATGGAAAAAGACCTTACCTTAGTCGGCCTGGTAGGCATGATTGATCCTCCAAGACTTGAGGTAAAAGACTCTATCCGTGAGGCTAAAAACGCAGGTATAATACCTATAATGATTACCGGTGACCATAAAAACACAGCCGTTGCCATTGCTAAAGAGCTGGATATTGCAGAAAGTATCGACCAAAGTATTACCGGTACAGAGATTGATCAAATGTCTGATGAAGAGTTTTCAAGGCGAATTAATGATTATAGGGTATTTGCCAGAGTATCTCCCGAACATAAGGTTAAAATTGTCAGAGCATTTAAAGCTCAAGGTAATATAGTATCCATGACCGGTGACGGTGTTAATGATGCACCCTCCCTTAAATATGCAGATATCGGTGTAGCCATGGGAATTACCGGTACCGATGTAGCTAAAGGTGCCAGCGATATGATACTTACCGATGATAATTTTACTACTATTGTTCATGCCATTGAAGAAGGAAGAAATATATATAATAATATTAAGAAGGCAGTTATATTCCTGCTGTCTTGTAACTTAGGTGAGGTTATAGCCATATTCCTGTCTATCCTTCTTAATTGGCCTGTGCCCCTGCTTGCTACTCATTTACTTTGGATTAACCTTATTACAGACTCCCTACCTGCCATATCCTTAGGAGTAGATCCGGGAGATCACGATGTAATGAAGTATAAACCCAGAAATCCTAAGGAAAGCTTCTTTGCAAGAGGTGCAGGAGTTCGTGCTATCTTAGGAGGAACATTAATAGGCCTATTAACATTAACTGCCTTTTACTACGGTTTATGGGAACATAATATCCCTCTTGGAACAACAGGTATTGATTTAAGTAACCCTAATCACCAAAATGCTCTAACTTATGCAAGAACCATGGCATTTGTGGTGCTGGCTGCTTCCCAGCTATTCTACTCTCTTTCAATGCGTAACACCACAAAATCTATTTTCCAAGTAGGCCTATTTAAGAATAAGTATCTTATAGGTGCCATAGCTGTAGGACTTATACTTCAACTTGCTGTTATCTCAATCCCTGCCTTTGCCAAGGCATTTCAGGTACAGAACCTATCTCTTCAGGATTGGGGAATTGTATTCGTATTTGCCCTTGTGCCACTTATAGTAAATGAAATTATAAAGATTTTCATGCACATGTCAGAAAAGAATAAGCATGTTGAATATTAA
- a CDS encoding mechanosensitive ion channel family protein produces MLDLLRTYFKNYGANKGIAEILAALAITFFLLLISILAHFILKKVILRIVTKIIKNNKLAWDDILLERKVIQRVLMMVPGIIIYSAAILYENKELIEVIQRLATTYVLIIMFFVISSVLNAIDDIYRTKPISKLRPIKGFLQVVKIIAYIVNVIIIIANLLDKSPLLLLSSIGALTAVFSFVFKDSILGFIAGIQLTSNDMLRIGDWIDMPKYGADGDVIDITLNTVKVQNFDKTIVTIPAYALISDSFKNWRGMQQFGGRRIKRSIYIDVNTICFCTPEMIEKFKKIHYLEEYISEKEKEIEEYNIKNNIDTNQKINGRRMTNIGTFRVYLQNYINNHPGINQEKITMVRQLAPDEKGLPLEIYGFTKDTIWVNYERVQADIFDHIFAVAGEFGLRIYQKPSGYDIRNATCNDNLNDINKKVN; encoded by the coding sequence ATGTTAGATTTATTAAGAACTTATTTTAAAAATTATGGAGCAAATAAAGGAATAGCCGAGATATTGGCGGCTCTTGCTATTACATTTTTTCTTCTGCTAATCAGCATATTAGCGCATTTCATATTAAAAAAAGTAATATTACGGATAGTAACTAAAATAATAAAAAACAATAAATTAGCCTGGGATGATATTCTTTTGGAACGAAAGGTTATACAAAGGGTACTGATGATGGTTCCGGGCATTATCATCTATAGTGCAGCAATACTATATGAAAATAAAGAACTTATTGAAGTTATACAGCGTTTGGCTACAACTTATGTGCTGATTATAATGTTTTTTGTTATTAGTTCTGTTTTAAACGCCATTGATGATATTTATCGCACCAAGCCAATATCTAAGTTAAGACCCATTAAGGGTTTCCTTCAAGTGGTAAAAATAATAGCCTATATTGTTAATGTCATTATAATAATTGCTAACTTATTAGATAAAAGCCCCTTATTATTACTAAGTAGTATAGGTGCCTTAACCGCAGTATTTTCATTTGTATTTAAAGATTCTATACTTGGCTTTATAGCCGGTATACAGCTAACATCCAATGATATGCTTAGAATAGGGGATTGGATTGATATGCCCAAGTATGGAGCCGATGGAGACGTAATTGATATCACCTTAAATACGGTTAAGGTTCAGAATTTTGATAAAACTATAGTAACCATACCGGCTTATGCCCTGATTTCAGATTCTTTTAAAAACTGGAGAGGTATGCAACAATTTGGAGGAAGAAGAATTAAAAGATCAATTTATATTGATGTAAATACTATCTGTTTTTGTACTCCGGAAATGATTGAAAAATTTAAAAAGATACATTACTTAGAAGAATATATTTCTGAAAAAGAGAAGGAAATTGAAGAATATAATATTAAAAATAATATAGATACAAATCAAAAGATTAATGGACGGCGCATGACTAATATTGGAACATTTAGAGTATATCTACAAAACTATATTAATAATCATCCCGGTATAAATCAGGAGAAGATTACTATGGTAAGGCAATTGGCTCCCGATGAGAAAGGCTTGCCACTTGAAATCTATGGTTTTACCAAAGATACTATTTGGGTAAATTATGAAAGGGTGCAAGCGGATATATTTGACCATATTTTTGCGGTTGCAGGGGAATTTGGTTTGAGAATTTACCAGAAACCTTCAGGTTATGACATAAGGAATGCTACTTGTAATGATAATCTGAATGATATTAATAAAAAGGTTAACTAA